TTTTTTATATGGAAAAGagcaaacaaatatatatatattcatgtatatatataaatatatatatgataaatCTATACATGTGATAAATATTTTATACTAGCAAAGTGACAATATAGACATTAGCAGATCTAAATATAAAtcatatatacaaaatttagtGTTCAAATTTGAAATGAGATAATGTAGCATACATCCAGATCTGTGTATACACGGATAGTAtaggaaatatatatatacatatatatatatatatgaaataaagaaatagaaaaagacTTCATACTATTATTCTTCAGTTTTGATCTACTTTATCCTttagaggttttttttttcttttcctttttgctttCCTATTGGTTTCAAATACTTTTAACTAAATATCGGAGTACTCCGCACCGACATAAAATTTTTCACAACTGTAGTGATAGAAATGAATCTTTCTAGAATATCTGCAACATGtgatggtcaagtggtgggcTCAAAATGCTCATTCTATAAAGAAATAGAGAGCACTGTTTGATTTGGATGGTCAACAATGGCGATTCAAGTTGACTTGAGGTCAATCCTATGAAACAATTATTGTCGGTTGGAGTCTTGGACCACACCATGGCTaacttttttggtttttttcctttgctgGTTCTAATTAATACATTGTATATGAGAGGACTGCAAAACCACGTATTAACACATTAATAGGTGGATGGTTGATTTGGGATGAGAACCTTAAGTTGACCTTAATCCTATATTTTATAGATTTAAGTTCAGTTTAAAAGCTCCTTCTCTTGTTTttttaactgaaaaaaaaaatttgtcaatAATTTACTAAAAAATTACTCAAGCCTTGTCAAGTCAATAACTTAATTGAATCATAAGTGTTGTTAAGTTCAAttgaatcttttcaaaatttgaatttaaatcacCGCAAACTATCTTATTTGTTAAGGGCTCAACTTAATCTTTGGggatgtttttctttttctttaattttttttttcattcaattgTGGAAGTAATTGAGGGTTCTATCAGAACCCACAAGCTTAAAATTCATAGGTAGTAGGTTTGAAGTAAAATAGAGAAAATTGATAGGAGTTGAATAAACACATTCTTCAAGTCCTCATTTTTCTTGGATACAagagaaataaataatttccatGCAATTGAAAGTCAAATCTAAGATTTTTTTCCCTGTTAGCAAAACAATTATTTCCAGGGCTTCACTTTTGCTCATGGTAATGCAACATAAATATTAGTATTCTAAATGGTAATATATTCACCACATGTAATAAGTTTAACACTCGTAAAAGtagtaaaaaaaatatgaagaaataaaaaactTATATGTTACGAAGaataaaattttaccaaaattgAAAGATAATAATGTGTATACTTGTATATGCGCATGTATTTgtagagatatatatatatatatatatatattattctgTTTAAATTGTTCTGAGCTTGGATGATGTATGGTATTGGAATTACAAAAGGTTCTTAAGATGATGAGCATTTTCTTAAGGTGAtgagcatttcatgaaactTGACGTTTTCTGCCAAGATAAAAAATGATGCCACCTATCATTTTAGTACTACTAATTCAATTtaattttaagggttaattGCAATTTTTCCCTATGGATAGTACTAAGATCCTAAGCTATCAATCTTAGCATTTGAGTAGACTTTATACAATATTTGTAACACATTGCTTAAATTGATTGAATATCAGTAAATTTTGATAGTTGCTTTCAAATTAAAAATCTTTGGTATCCCTAAATTGTAGAACAAAATTTCAGTCAACAAATGTATGCTGAAATCTTATTTACCAAATAGTAAACAAAAATATAATTcaactgatttgaaaaatgtgTCACCAAATGAAGGGATAAGGTACTATATTGTTAAAATTGATTTGTTTTTGATACAAAGTAGAAATAGTAAAGCGTGGTATGATTTAGCAGAATTAGCTGAGAAAAGGATAGCTGGACTACCAAAAGCGTGATGCAGTGTCTCTACGATATGACATGGGCTAGGTCAATTTTTACccatttatttcttgcttaCATACAAATTCAAAACAGAAGACAGAAGTTGGTTTAGACAAATATTCTTCTGTTTTTTCGCCACAAAGCACACATGACAAAAGGCTGCTTAGGTTTATATCGTCTGTAATACTGTAAATTTTGTCCATTAAAGTGTATAAAATTCAGAGGACGAATGATAATATTTAGGGGTTATATAACCGGTCCACTTGCTCTTTTTGAAATGTTAAACTAGTAATTCCAAGAATGTCTTGtctaaataaaatgaaaattttttgctATCTGTGATGTGTGGTGAATTAAATTACCCGATTAACCTTTAAAATGCTAATGTCAATTGATTCAGCACTAAACATTGCATCTTTTCCTCTCTTACCATTCTTAATTATCAATAAAACAacttttttcatatttttttctaGTGCTGAATCAAGCTAGTAACATCTTATATTCACACCATTTTCCACACATGCAGATGAGGGAGATCACTAGCAACagcaaatcagtagtattcacAGGCCACTCAGTTGGAGGAACTGTTGCCTCTCTTTCAGCTCTATGGTTCCTCTCATGTCTCCAATCACTTCCCTCCTCCTTTTCTGTGATTTGTGTAACTTTTGGCTCACCTATGCTAGGAAATGAATCACTTTCCAAAGCCATCCTCCAAGAAAGATGGGGAGGAAACTTTCTCCATGTTGTTGCACAACATGATATTGTACCAAGGCTGCTATTTGCTCCCTCAGATTCATTGTTTCCGTATTTAtgttctttctttcctttttggcATTCATCCATGTCAAATCCATCTTTCAAGCAGCTTTTGGCACAATGCCCTGATGAAATGCAAGCTCAATTTCTTCATATTGTTCTGAATTCTCTTGAAGCATTATCAGCAGGAGGTCTAAATTCTGGCCAGGGGAACTTATTTTGGCCATTTGGGAGCTATATTTTCTGTACTAGCAAGGGGTCCATCTGTTTGGATAATGCAGTATCTGTCATCAAAATGCTACACCTGATGTTAGCAAAGAGTTCTCCCAGTTCTAGCATTGAGGATCATCTTAACTATGAGAATTATGTGGGCCAAGTTTATTGGCAAATTCTAAGCAGTAACAACTTCCAGGAAGGCGATTTACCTGATTCAAGCTATGAAGTTGGGATTGCACTGGCATTACAATCATCAGACATAACTCCTTGTGTAAGACTTTCCTCAGACAGATTCTGCTTCTCATTCATACTAGTCTAAGTTGGTCTCTTAGGTACAACTCCACAGCTGCTGCTATTTCTGACCATTCAGTAATTGTAGGTTTTTCTACTTCATCTAACCAATTCAATCAAAATGGTTAAAATAAAAGTTCAAGAATTGAGTCGTCGGACAAAAGTTTTAAGTGCATAATGCCGTAAATCTATTatttgcttgaaatgttttgatatcaagtgtgtttggattgtaagttatttgaaatatttttactgtagcactttttgtgatgtgatgtatgtgagataaaaaagtaattgggaagataaaaaggtgtattggaaattgtaatggtgaagtcagcaaatatatttggccaaataattGGCTGTCCAAACACATATGATCATTCTTATGGGTTTAATTTTTTGCTCCCAAAACAGGAAGCAGTTTCTGGACCAGCAAAAGATTGCCTGAAATTGGCAAAGCAAATGGGTCGCACGCCCAGCCTCAACAGTGCCAATCTGGCAATTGCTTTGTCTAAGATCACACCACTCAGAGCACAAATTGAATGGTACAAAGCAACATGCGATGATTCTGATGATCAAATGGGATATTATGATTCATTCAAGCGAAGAGGTGCTTCAAAGAAAAATTCCAAAGTCAACATGAATAGGCATAAGCTTGCCAGGTTTTGGGATGATGTGATATCAATGTTAGAGCACAATCAACTACCTCATGATTTTCACAAGAGATCAAAATGGGTAAATGCTTCTCAGTTCTACAAACTCTTAGTTGAGCCATTGGATATTGCAGAATACTACAGATCTGGGGAGCATTTGAAGAAGGGTCACTACACGGAGCACGGAAGGGAGAGGAGGTATAAAATCTTCGACAAGTGGTGGAGGGACAGAAAGGTTGAGGGAAATCCTGGTAATTCAAGGAGCAAGTTTGCAAGTTTGACTCAAGATTCGTGCTTCTGGGCTAGAGTAGAGGAGGCAAGAGACTGGTTGAATCGTGTTAGAAGTGAAGGCGATACAAGGACACAATCTTTGTTGTGGGAGaatattgaaaaatttgatCAGTATGCGAGAGGAATGGTTGACAGAAAAGAGGTGTCTATAGATGTTTTAGCTAAAAATTCAAGCTACAATTTGTTTGTAGAAGAATGGAAAGATTTGAAATCTCAGCTGCAGCTATTCCCACCTCATTTTCCCAGTTTACTCGATGGGGGAGGAAGTAGCTCATTTGACTATATTGTAGGGAAGTGAAAGAACTCAAAGAAAGTTTCTTGACCCCATGAAATTATGCAGACCTTTTGTGCTACACATATATAGGAAGGGTAGCTCACTTATGAATAAAAGGTTGTGATCGTAGAACAGGATTGATGACATTACAAAGCTTTATGTATGAGGGTTATTCTTTAGTTCAATTCTTCTAGTTACATGGAAACTAGGTGTCCAATGCTGCAGCTGCTTCagaagaaagaaagatggaTTATCCATTAATAACGACTTTgccatgtatatatatgttaaaCCTTTCACTATCTATAATACTCCTAATAGGTCTCTCTCTTAAACCATAATCATGGTTCAGTCTTGCAAAAATGGGATTTGAGTGGTTTTTTTTCCCGTAGTAGGAGAGATGTGGGATTTAAGAAACAGGGAGAGGGATGGGAGGAATGGGATTTGAGTTAATAATCTAACTGAAGTAGCTAAGAATCATATTGAATTACTCTGGATAAGAAAGGAAATGTGCGCAGAAatgaaggaagaagaaaaaagctTAACTTGCAAAGAAAGGAGACAGTTCCATCCACTAGCAACTTCatttcaaaaaaatgcacatgCCCTCAGCTATCCTTTCTAGTGCTTTCTATACTCATCTTACAAGCAGAAACAAACAAAAGCAGATAAAAACCCTGATGAGCAGGGACTCTAGTTGATTCCCCAAGAAATGTCAATTAGAATGAAACGCAACTTTACATGAATAAATAGGCAAGAAAACAGTGAAGTACTTGATACAGCTATTATGTAGCAGAACGACCTCATTCAGACATAATTAAGCCAATTACTAACTAACTAATCCCCACTTGTTAGATAGAACCTTGTACTCAAGTATTTTAAgttctggaaatttttccaCTACGAAATCAGCATCCACCAAATTTTGCATTCTCATCTCCAGCATTTGCCCACTGCACCATCCATTCCACCATAGGTTCATTCTTTCTCTTAACGAATTGTCTCTCCAGCATAGCTATAGGTTGAACCTTCATCTTCCCCTCTTCATCTACTTTAGGGAAGACAAAATGGAACTGCCTTTTTTCCATTGTCATCTTGAGTTTTGAAACATTAAAAACTGGATCAATTTCAGAATTTTAAGGCAACTTCAACTTATAAGATACTGAGCCACTCTTCTCTATGATTTCATAAGGTCCACGGTGCTTTGCAGGTAACTTGAGGTTCTTTCCCAAGGCCAAAGTTGATTGCTTGTGAAGTTGCAACCTCAGATACATGCATTCTCCCACTTCAAAATCTCTTTTTGATCCTGTACAATCAGCATGCTACTTTCTTGCTTGAGCATGAACTAAATAATTAAGTCCTCTACTCTATATCCTGTCTCCTATGCAAATAGTCCTCTACTGGCCAGATTATTCGGTTGGAATAGCCTACTAACCAATTGTGGAGCTTTGGATGTATAAAATGCTCCAAAAGAGGACATTTTAAGACAAGCGTGCTAGGTAGAATTGTACTACCATTCTGCCAATGATAATCATTGGGCAAAGCTTTTAGTTTCTACATCCATACTTCTCAAGTACATCTCCAAGTATGGGCTTACTCTCTCACTGGGTACACTAAGGATGATAAGCCATATTCAGCTGCAATTCAGACCTAAGAAGCTTGAAAAATTCTTTCCAGAATTGGCTACTGAGAATCTTATCTCTTTTGAATGCCATATTTTACAAAATTCATGCAGTTTACCAACATTATCTAGGAATAGCTTAATTTACAATAAGAGCTGTAAATGGATGACCTAAACCTATGAAATGACTAGGGAGTATATCAACCACTACCACAATGacatttttcttctcaaaagtTGGAAAACTTTCTACAAATTCCATGGTCACATGACCCCAAGAATATTCAGGTATAGACGAGGGTTGTAGCAGTCCAGGGTATGCCACATTCTCATGTTAAGACCTCCTGCAACTGTCATATTTCTAAGTTATCAACCATAAAAGGATAGAATAGTGATTCGTGTAGTTCTAAGCACACAAGTGTCATGGTGGCATTAACATCACAGATCAAGATTCATATCTTATTCATTTACATGGTTAACATGAGCAAGCTCATAAAgagaatgaagccataattaTTAGTATTGAGTACTCAACCAAGCAATTAATCCTGCTAGGGAGGGCATTGAGATGCTTAGCCATGCCATCCTAACTCACATAGTTCACAATTTAACATAGTGGAACTTAGATCTTTTCTGAGTGTTCATGACCAGTAGAACATGCTTTGGTTCATGTTACTAACCACAAAAATGCACACACAGAAATCCTTTTCAGAATATGCCTCTTACTGGATTTGCTTAAACTGAAAAATCACACAAAAGAGTCTTACATGGCCCATTTGTATGTTtaaataagtttccagcaaAGGTTGATAGAATCGAAAATAGGTTTAATCAAGGCTCTCTCA
This sequence is a window from Coffea eugenioides isolate CCC68of chromosome 7, Ceug_1.0, whole genome shotgun sequence. Protein-coding genes within it:
- the LOC113777610 gene encoding lipase-like PAD4 — translated: MEAEASSFECSEMLATLLASTPLLEESWKLCGQANAEAPQSYGTKQMGHVSYVAFSGIQMLAGLDPSCSNLVPIESSANGLFSSLHRHGEGEEPVMVHAGLLHLFLSFYSSPIFHNQMREITSNSKSVVFTGHSVGGTVASLSALWFLSCLQSLPSSFSVICVTFGSPMLGNESLSKAILQERWGGNFLHVVAQHDIVPRLLFAPSDSLFPYLCSFFPFWHSSMSNPSFKQLLAQCPDEMQAQFLHIVLNSLEALSAGGLNSGQGNLFWPFGSYIFCTSKGSICLDNAVSVIKMLHLMLAKSSPSSSIEDHLNYENYVGQVYWQILSSNNFQEGDLPDSSYEVGIALALQSSDITPCEAVSGPAKDCLKLAKQMGRTPSLNSANLAIALSKITPLRAQIEWYKATCDDSDDQMGYYDSFKRRGASKKNSKVNMNRHKLARFWDDVISMLEHNQLPHDFHKRSKWVNASQFYKLLVEPLDIAEYYRSGEHLKKGHYTEHGRERRYKIFDKWWRDRKVEGNPGNSRSKFASLTQDSCFWARVEEARDWLNRVRSEGDTRTQSLLWENIEKFDQYARGMVDRKEVSIDVLAKNSSYNLFVEEWKDLKSQLQLFPPHFPSLLDGGGSSSFDYIVGK